In the Emys orbicularis isolate rEmyOrb1 chromosome 3, rEmyOrb1.hap1, whole genome shotgun sequence genome, one interval contains:
- the LOC135876853 gene encoding C-C chemokine receptor type 6-like → MNGVEPNYTEYPDYPFDYDKITSPCDKGEVRNFTKVFLPIAYSIICVLGLVGNIFVVMTFALYKKPKSMTDIYLFNMAIADILFVLTLPFWAVNYAAEKWIFGDFICKITRGIYAINFNCGMLLLAFISMDRYIAIVQATKSFKLRARTLAYSRLICLAVWLSSILISSSTFIFSQSYSHSVNETNEICEHRSNTGTKGTTLKLLLLGMQLLFGFFIPLLFMVFCYAFIVKTLVKAQNSKRNKAICLIVLIVIVFLICQVPYNMVLLVTAINMGKLNKPCDSEKQIAFAKYITEALAFFHCCLNPVLYAFIGVKFRSYFVNIMKDLWCPRYKKYKTKSSRISSDTYHSRQTSEIMSDNVSSFTI, encoded by the exons ATGAATGGG GTAGAACCCAACTACACAGAATATCCAGACTATCCATTTGATTATGACAAAATTACATCACCATGTGACAAGGGGGAAGTCAGAAACTTCACAAAAGTATTTTTGCCAATTGCATACTCAATTATATGTGTCTTGGGCTTAGTGGGTAACATCTTTGTAGTAATGACCTTTGCTTTATATAAAAAACCCAAGTCTATGACAGATATATACCTCTTTAACATGGCCATAGCAGACATATTGTTTGTTCTCACTCTTCCATTCTGGGCAGTGAATTATGCTGCTGAAAAATGGATCTTTGGTGACTTCATATGCAAAATTACCAGAGGTATTTATGCAATCAACTTCAATTGTGGTATGCTGCTCTTGGCCTTTATCAGTATGGACCGATACATTGCTATTGTACAGGCAACAAAGTCATTTAAACTTCGGGCTAGAACACTAGCATACAGTAGACTGATCTGTTTGGCTGTATGGTTATCGTCAATTTTAATTTCCAGTTCCACTTTCATATTCAGTCAAAGCTACAGCCACTCCGTCAATGAAACAAACGAGATTTGTGAACACAGATCCAATACCGGGACAAAAGGCACTACGTTGAAATTATTGCTGCTGGGTATGCAACTTCTATTTGGATTTTTTATCCCTCTGCTGTTTATGGTATTTTGCTATGCATTCATTGTCAAAACCTTGGTGAAAGCTCAGAATTCCAAAAGAAACAAAGCGATATGTCTGATTGTATTAATTGTGATTGTTTTCCTGATTTGTCAAGTACCATATAACATGGTTCTTCTTGTGACTGCCATAAATATGGGTAAATTGAATAAACCGTGTGATAGTGAAAAGCAAATAGCCTTTGCGAAGTACATTACAGAAGCCCTGGCCTTCTTCCATTGTTGTTTGAACCCAGTGCTCTACGCTTTTATTGGGGTGAAATTTAGAAGTTACTTTGTGAATATAATGAAGGATCTGTGGTGCCCGAGATACAAGAAATACAAGACCAAGAGTTCAAGGATAAGTTCTGATACCTATCACTCAAGGCAGACAAGTGAAATTATGAGTGACAATGTGTCATCCTTTACTATTTAA